From a region of the Podarcis muralis chromosome 16, rPodMur119.hap1.1, whole genome shotgun sequence genome:
- the VPREB3 gene encoding pre-B lymphocyte protein 3, with protein MVLLAPPALWFLGLFLAGNAEVMLNQPSSMLAPLGSVTQLPCTLSGDSITTIASHTIVWLQWKHQGSPKRILYYKDESNQHKGSGVPDRFSAFKDAQSSTCYLAISGVQTEDDGIYYCLTSAGGEYHSALA; from the exons ATGGTTCTGCTAGCACCACCAGCTCTATGGTTTCTGGGTCTTTTCTTAGCAG GCAATGCAGAAGTGATGCTAAACCAGCCTAGCTCTATGCTGGCACCCCTAGGAAGTGTCACTCAGCTCCCCTGCACCCTGTCCGGCGACAGCATCACAACCATCGCAAGCCACACCATCGTCTGGCTCCAGTGGAAGCATCAGGGCTCTCCCAAACGCATTTTGTATTACAAAGATGAATCAAACCAACATAAAGGTTCAGGGGTCCCTGATCGCTTTTCTGCTTTCAAAGATGCCCAAAGCAGCACCTGCTACCTCGCTATCTCTGGGGTCCAGACGGAGGATGACGGCATCTATTACTGCCTGACATCGGCCGGGGGAGAATACCACAGTGCTTTAGCTTAA